The following nucleotide sequence is from Pseudoclavibacter endophyticus.
CGCCGGCGGACGGCGTCAACGGAACTACTTGCCGTTGGCGGCTTCGTAAGCCTCGATCACCGCGTTGGGAATGCGGCCGCGGCTTGAGACCGTGTAGCCGTTCTCGCTGGCCCAGGCGCGGATGGCACCGAGGTCCCGCTTGGGGCCGGACTGGGCGGAGCGACCCGGCCCGCGGCGGCCGGACTTGCCCACGGGACGAGCGGCCTTCACGTATTTCTGCGTTGCCGCGCGGAAGAGCTTGGCATGATCGTTCGAAAGATCGATCTCGAGGTCGTTGCCGTCGATGGAGAACTGGATGGTCTCACCCTCGCCTTCGGCGAGAAGCGTGCCGTCGAGGTCG
It contains:
- a CDS encoding histone-like nucleoid-structuring protein Lsr2; translation: MARKIVYQLVDDLDGTLLAEGEGETIQFSIDGNDLEIDLSNDHAKLFRAATQKYVKAARPVGKSGRRGPGRSAQSGPKRDLGAIRAWASENGYTVSSRGRIPNAVIEAYEAANGK